Below is a genomic region from Eupeodes corollae chromosome 1, idEupCoro1.1, whole genome shotgun sequence.
TCATTCTTTGTGGGTGCATCGATTTTTTGacaaacactttttaattatcatTCCCCAAAAGGAGCAGAGGATGATGTGCCGGTTGCTGCCAGTTTTCGCTACTATTCTTACCATTGAAATtgtcaagaggctttagttcttgagtcaatctTTTAAGCGTGGTGTAAATACAAAGTTTTATGCATAATATTCATCAACGCCGAGCGCGAGACGTGTAATTGTTAGTCATGACGACGAGCTAAGGTGCGCGGCTCATCGCAACACTATCGCGACAGCAATATTACTtgagaaaattaattatttataattacctACAACAGAACGAAGTTGAAttctcttcaattatttttccacaaacaataatttcatttgACGTTTGCAAAACTGTCAAGTTTTTAGTATGTGTTAAAATGAGTGTGAAAATCTGTGTAGATTCGTCTCAAAAgacgaattcaaaacgaatcaATTCGTCATCAATACTTTTCCCATTGGAAaacgtttaagaaaaaaatattgccggTACCTCAGGTATCTTTTGataatcgtaaggaaaagaacgtaatgtgactccaaacggaaactCTGTTCAAtaatctgaacatttgctttgtctaacAGCTCAatagttgtaaaaaaatgtcaacaaacaaaatatttgctttttggaGGGATAAGATAATAGAAATgtaacctcgaagcaggcccaccgtaacgcagacgaagctgaagcttgATTGTGATTCAGCTATTACTTTTTAATCGAACACATTTGAACAtttgaaaaagttgaaagtATCAGAAATTAagggggcgactttccattaccgcagcacgaatttccttctgatttttttttacagttagataggggtctcaatagaacatgttttaaatattagggcgaggaaacaactttaagtcataaaaaaaaatattttctttttcggacttaacactacttttttgtattgcattttttgagcctaaaacaagttttttttaattgatagcacggcgtactaatAGCTAGGTATGTAGGGGGGGGCATActgcccccctgcaacccccctgcttggggtcactataggatttgggatgggtgcgagtttgggtatatgcaaagtacttttccatttgagcactaaaataaaagaaattacaaagaaaaaaaaacaagtatggcaacactgaacaaaaaacagggaagaaatgtcaaaatcaaccatttttgagtgttttgtatggaaaaaagtgaactttaaaaattaattaaaaatagaaataaatgtttcctcgctctaaaattgctatagttattatttatttgcacatatctatcgaataaaaaaaaaccgcgagtcgaaattcgtgctgcggttatggaaagttgagccaaatTGAGAAAATGAACTAGAATGATGTGCAGCGTCAGTTTACAAATGTGTACATGTGTTGAAAAATTCCAAACCAAAACAGAAATTAGAATCTTCATTCacttttattcgattttttgtatttctgaaCAACATTTTCCCGATAACTGAAATTTGAGAATATCGATACGAAAATATCTTAACGTTAAGAAATCCCTCACTCACTTATTTACACATCTCTAGATTCACTTTACGTAACGTGCTTCCAACTTTAACCTGTCAATTCACAAACTGTcataacaaaaacagaaatagaTTTTCTGAAGCAACAATAATAAAgagatttttgttgattttatttgtattttatatgaatacaaaatttaaatggctATATTATAGTTTGGTGAAACATCAAGTGCAAAATCCACTACAAATATATAGGACGAGATCTTTGAATAATGTATGTCGATGGACACAAATACTGGCTCGCCTACAAAACTGGTTCTGTGAGgtaggttttaaatttcttttgtgtatttttattaaatttaattcttaattcaattaattttaagtttgctTCACTCTCTCCTGTCCAATTTAGTTTGTTACTCCTCTTTCAGTCATTTGTTTTATAAGTTCAAGTTTCCACCATCCTCTTGACAGGCGTCCAATTTTCAGAATATAAAGATAAATGTATctcgttttgtttatttagctATTATCGCTGCCATCGACACAAGAGCACCAAGTGTCCAGGTCGTCTCACCAACGAAAatggcaaaacaaaaatcattgtcGAGCACGATCATGCCCCTGCCCCCAATCAGCTATCGGTCGATGCATTCCGCAAGGTACTCACTCAAAGAGCAACCGATGAAACGACTGACTTGAATGTGATTTACTGTGATGAAGCAACTAATCGGCATGCCGATGCTGCTCTGCTCTACCCGTTCACATCGGCCGAAAGTGCAATGCGGAAGGCACGGCGAAAACAACTGCCCAAAGAATCGGCGACCAAAATCGCCGACATCGTTAGCATCCTTGATGGGGGAAAAGACTTCCTGCAAGTGAATAGTGGCTCGCAGAAGGAACGTATCTACCAGAAAACAATCAGTCTACCCGACGCAACTTGCATGATATTTATGCATAAGAAAACATTCGAACTGCTTCCCCGGATTGACGAAATCCATATGGACGGGTCCTTCGAGTTCGTTTGCCCCAATCAACCGGATTACTTTCTTATTACGTTCCATGCTGTGAATGGGCATATGGTAAGTGATCAATGATTTGATTAAAGCTATTTCGCTGAACCGTTTTTGCTATTTCCAGACGGCTCCGATAATTTATTGTATGATTACCGCGAAAACGAAGTCAGCTTATGCGGCAATTTTCTCGTACATTCGACAAGAACTTAAAGTCACCCCGAATATCATAGTCTCGGACTTTGATAACGTTGTCCAATCGGAGTTGGCGTTTACTTTCCCCGAAGCGATTATCAAAGGTTCCTGGTACCAGTATACCGATTCGGTTCTCAACAAAATGAAGCATCTAGGCTTGCAACGTGAAACTGCAAAAGGTGTGGGAGCTAGTGCCTTGAGGATGTTACTCGTCTTACCTCTACTCCCTCCAGAATACATGGTCCCCGGATTAGAAGCACTTCGCAAATGGATGAGAGAGAAGAGTATTTTTTCGAGTGGACTTTCAAATCTCTGCGACTATGTAGAGAACACTTGGCTGCGGGCAGTTGGGACGGAGAAGATGTCCATCTTCGGAACAAATCGCATAGCATCAAATCACATAAAGGTGTTCAACAAAGACCTAACCGATCGAATAGGTCAGAATCCAGTTATTTGGACGATTTTAGATTCTATTCGTCAGCTCGCGACCAAGTTGTATGTGAATCTTAAACGAAAACATGGTAAGACTTCAAAGTCGAAGAATTTAACTTCAGCTATAAGACAGAAACGCAATGAAATGGTCGCTGAGAAAATTGTAGAAAGCGCCACACAACTGTGGATAAAAACTCCAGTTCACTTGCGAAACCCCCTACAGTTCTTGCAACTCAGCAGTCATTGCATTACTGATTCTATGTACCTGGAAAACTTGTCGAATATCAAAGACCGTAATTACACAATGGCAACATTTCCAAAAACTGGTAACGTCTCAGTTAACTCGGTTTCTCAATCGCCTAACCTAAAGAGTTGGGCAATGATAGATTCCAGCACTCTGCAGCTTGCAAATTCAGGTTCGGAAAAAAACATCGCAAACTCAGCCCCAGAGTCGAATTCACCTGCATCCGAATTCATTCCGACGTCACACATTCCACAGGATTCGTATAATTGTGGGGATATTGTGATAAGCGATGATGGTGCGGGGAATATTTATCCCAGTTGTTTTGCTCAGTGTTCGAGCATGAAAAGCTGCACCGGAGATGGATCCGGCAGTAATGAACAAGTCCTGCAACCACAAACATCCTCATCTCAACCAGCGATAGAATCTTCGTCGACGAAAAATACAGATGCTGAAATCCCAACCACGCACAGTAGTATTATGACGGCGAGAGATCTTGCCAGTCCTCCGCCTTTAGTTTTTTTGCCGCACGTTAAGAAGCTTCAAAACAAGAGAATCCTGCCTGTGCTTTCAGAACCCCCGCCATTGGTGCTTATAGGTTCAAAAAGGCAaaggataaaataaattattttataaacctGGTAGAAGGTTTTTAACTAAACCTAGATAAGACTTAGATTATTAATTTAAtcattgtaaaatattaatttaaaaatataagccATAAGACTAAACATGAGAACTGTCGGttttttaaggtattttataatatttgggAGATGGTATAAGTCTGTAAATAGCAATGGCTCGACGAGAGGAATGCTTTGTCAACAATTTTCTTGTTATTGGTTTTTATTCTATGTTGATAAAGTTGTGAAAAGAAGGTGTTGTGGTCAAAAATCACGGGGTTGTAGGAAGTTTTAAAccctttttgttgaaatactTGGTTTAATTCGATTATCTCAGTAAAAAGGAACTTTGGAGAAGTCAAATATGCTCTTTCTTGAATTCCCATAACTCGACCTGGAGAGCTTAAATTTTAGTTAAGTGCTCTTGAGAACCCATCTTTTTAATTGACATCTTCGTAAGCAGCTTTGTTTGTTGgcatacaaacattttctaactttaaaatttgaattttatgagATTTAAATGCACAAACTTAAAAGCCAAGTGAAGACCAAAATCAAAGGAAAAACgaagagatatttaaaaaaaagttgttgcaaTGTTTTAATCTGTGAAAACGAAGAATATGGCAAGCGAATGGAGAGATACTACGTCAGCTGCGCAGGACTATGGAGACCAAAAGATCGTTAAAGAATCAAAATAGCAGTCTGGGGATATTTGTTAGGGTTTGATCCGGTGCTGTTATTTTTCTGTTGGTggagtttttgttgaaaaacaacaagaatGACCCAaacaaatacttacttacttacttaaggtgccgctacagtcctgtgtgaactagagcctcacccaacaaacttctccatatagctcggtccctagctagatgtctcccgtttcgcgctccaagttgggtgaggtcacctttcacttgtgagcgccacctgatccgcggtcttcctctactgcgctgtcctgtgggtgtggattcgaagaccttccgggccggagcattggtttccatgcgctctacatgacccagccatattagtcgttggacttttacccttctggataagtctacgtcgctgtacagcccgtacagcacgtcgttccatcttctcctccaatccccttcgatgcatacgagaagaacttttctctcgaagcgacccaaggtgctttcatccgcttttgccatagtccaccgtatagcaggacggggatgataagggtcttatatagcaacactttgaccccttgagagaggactttaccactcaattgctttcttagtccaaagaaacagcggttagcaagagttattctgcgtttgatctcagcgctggtgttgttttctgcgtttacagcggagcctaggtagacgaagtccttgactacctcaaagttacgtccgtcgatggtgacgttttgaccaatacatccgtgttgtatgtcctttcttgacgacagcatgtaatttggtttgccctcattaaacattaaacccatttttgccgcctctgcctcaatactcacaaaatccccattgacatcacgctgagttcttccgattatgtcaatgtcatcagcatatgccagtaattggacagactttagaaagatagtgcctcaagtgttgacgtgtgagctctgcactattctttcaagcacgatgttaaaaaaatcacatgacagcgcatcaccttgtctaaaaccttttttgacatcgaaaggttctgttaagttgtttccaacctttatggagcagcgtgaattctccatggccatcctgcacaaacggacgagtttggcaggggtgccaaaactagacatggctctatacagctcgtccctgtagatgctgtcatatgcggccttaaaatcgataaaaagatggtgggtgtctatttggtgttcttgagttttttccaggatctgccgtaatgtgaatatttgatcaactgtggactttcctggtctaaaaccacactgataaggacctatcagtttgttgacgatgggctttagacgttcacatattacggcagagaagattttataggcgatgttaagtagactgattcctctatagttgttgcagtttagagggtctccttttttcaggatcgggaaaacaatactgaggttccattcatcgggcatgctttcttccgaccatatcttacagataagttggtgccagcggctttattagacttcagcttagatatggcaatctttacttcgtctaagtcgggaggacgggattgttggctttcgtcgtctatgttgaatctatcatcctgcctgacagcggaattcagttcgttgtcgccattatacagtctgcagaagtggttctttcatatcctcagcattgactgcggtatATATTTATATCGAACGTTGAAGTtcaagcagaaaacactcttgacttgtttcttacctctgacacTATAAGTGTTCTATATCCTCTAGGCGCATCTGACCATTTTATTATATCTtcaaatttctcatgccaaagctctccagttaaaaaaagagctcctaaaaaccgtttggcaatacgagaaagccaactgggacggtcatTATTCaggatcacaagtttgattctcttaGGAATAAGAACTTTCATTACGAACAGGGTAAAAAGCTTAAGATCTAGCATGTTTTGATTCGAGAGTaaggaggttattagggtcaagaggGTAAGTTTCTGTTATTTTAAACAAGCAAACCAGGAAGgccaacgcccatattcgacggacaacatttttgtatgacCAAAAATTGAggtaaaaaatactgcaatgtcccaaaggcagtaaggtcatccgtaaaaaaaacatcaagaaTTCTTTCTCTTCCACAGTAATTCCCACGCTCCAATGATACTCCATTTTAGCTCTCTTGAGAATGCTTATCTTTTTGCTTGGCAATTCCCCGCTAACTCCACGCTGCCAgcgagtgttatgactccacctgtaATATGGTAAGTTGTCTTAGAGATGTTTGAAATGAGAGGCAATAGGGCAGGCAATAAGATTGAGGAAGGAGAAGGGATTAGGATTGAGGATATGTTAGGAGCGCGGAGGATTCAATAACCATCCCTTAACAGTAGGCCAGAATTGCCTTGCTTTTAAGCCCAATTAGTCAATTGTACTCCGATATAATCCTAAACGATTCTCTTCATACCAGCCTATCTCTGAACCTTTTTCCATTCCTACCTTCCCTTGTCTTTCCCATTTCGCcgaaactttaatttaaataatgtctTTTTCTTCATGTTGTCGTCCTTATCAAAATCCGCGAAATATATCAGTCCCGCTGCTTCACCTCGTCATCCTCTTCTACTTTTCTTTTCCTTATTTAAGATTCCTTACTCTTTCTAACTTATTCTCAGTACGTCTTTAGTATATTCCGTCAAAaccttacaaaaacaaaaaaattcaaaaaacattcaacaatAAATAACCAAAATTAACATAACAATCCAAGATTCAACAATTGCCTAAGGTTAGTATTTACTTCTTTCTATTCTGACCAGGACCATTGACTGGAGTTTTACTCCGCCCATATTCCTGGTCAGCCGTTTAGGTATTCTTTATATTATTTCCTTATATTAGGAATGGAGACTCCATGTCGGACAACTCTGGCCACAACATCTTAACACACATAAAACCAGTTTTCCGGATGGTATTTTTCAACACTGGGAAAAacattgcgtaagctttttcatctgtcctacccCTCAGTTCTCGTTatgagcggatggaaaacagcatgtTTTtagcccatccccaaaaaagcGAATATTCCTTACCCTCGTATTACCGACCGATTGTACCTACttcccttttttc
It encodes:
- the LOC129942249 gene encoding uncharacterized protein LOC129942249; its protein translation is MYVDGHKYWLAYKTGSVSYYRCHRHKSTKCPGRLTNENGKTKIIVEHDHAPAPNQLSVDAFRKVLTQRATDETTDLNVIYCDEATNRHADAALLYPFTSAESAMRKARRKQLPKESATKIADIVSILDGGKDFLQVNSGSQKERIYQKTISLPDATCMIFMHKKTFELLPRIDEIHMDGSFEFVCPNQPDYFLITFHAVNGHMTAPIIYCMITAKTKSAYAAIFSYIRQELKVTPNIIVSDFDNVVQSELAFTFPEAIIKGSWYQYTDSVLNKMKHLGLQRETAKGVGASALRMLLVLPLLPPEYMVPGLEALRKWMREKSIFSSGLSNLCDYVENTWLRAVGTEKMSIFGTNRIASNHIKVFNKDLTDRIGQNPVIWTILDSIRQLATKLYVNLKRKHGKTSKSKNLTSAIRQKRNEMVAEKIVESATQLWIKTPVHLRNPLQFLQLSSHCITDSMYLENLSNIKDRNYTMATFPKTGNVSVNSVSQSPNLKSWAMIDSSTLQLANSGSEKNIANSAPESNSPASEFIPTSHIPQDSYNCGDIVISDDGAGNIYPSCFAQCSSMKSCTGDGSGSNEQVLQPQTSSSQPAIESSSTKNTDAEIPTTHSSIMTARDLASPPPLVFLPHVKKLQNKRILPVLSEPPPLVLIGSKRQRIK